Proteins encoded in a region of the Vicia villosa cultivar HV-30 ecotype Madison, WI linkage group LG5, Vvil1.0, whole genome shotgun sequence genome:
- the LOC131604697 gene encoding uncharacterized protein LOC131604697, with amino-acid sequence MEQIREDLTQMRTEMGINLNHCMKVIQALVFRHEELRQVLQRPDVNVNLNIGEGLVNQNVRNTIEIPIPVKETSHHENNSELEAFRFPIDEFDKRFHLLDERLKAMEGRDSVNLDAAGLCLVPGINIPAKFKVPNFEKYKGTTCPIVHVKAFCNKMAPYAENDKLLMHFLQDSLSGTSLEWYNQLERTDVRTWKELAEAFVKQKELMDMFKDVMESPYYQCLAACKASDFAELVLVGERMENGIRNGNVQVVDAPSEFHKQMNEETNAVSDYEEESPDYSPDHIFCHEAVVVTPIQDDPQICVATLNQPPTQFGQHKLIPNDQSGQCVPQRRNCQQNRHQKGRQRHRRPKRVYDPIPMTRDKIFSHLINLSLVEPKQPKPVRFPYHVGFDPNVNCGYHDGAPGHSIEDCQPFKDKVQDLINSKAITFTPEGQD; translated from the exons ATGGAACAAATTCGTGAGGACTTAACtcagatgaggacagaaatggggattaacctgaatcaTTGTATGAAGGTTATTCAAGCCCTTGTTTTTAGACACGAAGAATTGAGACAGGTTCTTCAGAGGCCGGATGTAAATGTTAATCTCAACATAGGAGAAGGTCTTGTGAATCAGAATGTTAGAAATACTATTGAGATTCCAATTCCTGTTAAGGAGACTTCGCATCATGAGAATAATTCAGAACTTGAAGCCTTCAGGTTCCCGATTGACGagtttgacaaaaggttccacctcctaGATGAAAGGTTGAAGGCCATGGAAGGTCGTGACTCTGTTAATTTAGACGCTGCTGGTTTATGCCTAGTGCCTGGTATCAATAtccctgctaagttcaaagtccccaacttCGAGAAGTACAAGGGTACCACGTGTCCGATAGTTcatgtcaaggcattttgcaacaaaatgGCTCCTTATGCTGAGAATGACAAGTTGTTAATGCATTTCCTTCAGGATAGCCTCAGTGGCACATCTCTTGAGTGGTATAATCAACTCGAAAGAACTGATGTCCGAACTTGGAAAGAACTAGCAGAAGCCTTTGTCAAGC agaaagagctcatggatatgttCAAGGATGTGATGGAAAGTCCGTACTACCAATGTTTGGCTGCATGTAAGGCCTCTGACTTCGCAGAACTGGTTCTTGTCGGAGAACGAATGGAGAATGGTATTAGGAATGGAAATGTCCAAGTTGTTGATGCTCCTTCTGAATTCCATAAGCAAATGAATGAAGAAACCAATGCAGTTTCTGATTATGAAGAGGAGTCTCCTGATTATTCTCCTGATCATATCTTTTGTCATGAAGCAGTGGTAGTAACTCCTATTCAGGATGACCCACAAATTTGTGTTGCAACTCTCAATCAGCCTCCCACTCAGTTTGGTCAACATAAGCTTATCCCAAATGATCAATCAGGTCAGTGTGTGCCACAAAGGCGGAATTGCCAACAAAATCGTCACCAAAAAGGTAGACAAAGGCATAGGAGGCCAAAAAGAGTGTATGATCCCATTCCTATGACTCGTGATAAGATATTTTCTCACTTGATCAATCTTTCCTTGGTAGAACCAAAGCAGCCAAAGCCTGTTCGTTTCCCGTATCATGTGGGATTTGACCCTAACGTTAATTGTGGCTACCATgatggggcacctggtcattcgATTGAAGACTGTcagccattcaaagacaaggttcaagacctgattaaTTCCAAGGCTATCACTTTCACACCCGAGGGCCAAGATTGA